The Brasilonema sennae CENA114 genome includes a region encoding these proteins:
- the rplI gene encoding 50S ribosomal protein L9 — protein MAKRIQLVLTQDIIKLGKSGDLVEVAPGYARNYLIPKSLATRATPSILKQVERRREVERQRQLELKQQAQEQKAALEKVDNLRIAKQVGEAEAIFGTVTTQEVAEVIQQTTGLEVDRRGITLPDISKLGTYEAEIKLYTDVTAKVSIQVVAS, from the coding sequence ATGGCGAAACGCATACAATTAGTTTTAACTCAAGATATCATCAAGCTAGGAAAATCTGGCGACTTAGTGGAAGTTGCTCCCGGCTATGCTCGTAACTACTTAATTCCCAAAAGTTTGGCAACTCGTGCTACTCCTAGTATTCTCAAGCAAGTCGAACGTCGCCGCGAAGTTGAACGCCAGCGGCAATTAGAATTGAAACAACAAGCCCAAGAGCAGAAAGCAGCTTTAGAAAAAGTTGATAATTTAAGAATTGCCAAGCAGGTTGGTGAAGCCGAAGCTATTTTCGGTACTGTCACCACCCAAGAAGTGGCAGAGGTTATTCAACAAACCACAGGACTCGAAGTGGATCGGCGTGGTATCACCCTACCCGATATTAGCAAGTTAGGAACTTATGAGGCTGAAATTAAGCTGTATACTGACGTGACAGCAAAAGTCAGCATTCAAGTTGTAGCTAGCTGA
- the gloB gene encoding hydroxyacylglutathione hydrolase, giving the protein MEVIRLEALSDNYIFLLHDPKQNIAAVVDPAEAEPVLQKLNELKAELVAIFNTHHHQDHIGGNRQLMQQFPNVIVYGGAEDKGRILGQQVFLQQGSRVEFAHRSAEVIFVPGHTRAHIAYYFPPDNPSQTGELFCGDTLFAGGCGRLFEGTPTQMIHSLSKFRSLPDSTRVWCAHEYTLKNLQFALTVDADNTDLQTRYDQAKTSRSHGEATVPSLLGIEKLTNPFLRWDQPALQSAANSRDSLQTFTRLRGMKDRF; this is encoded by the coding sequence ATGGAAGTTATTCGTCTTGAGGCACTTTCAGATAATTACATTTTTCTGCTGCACGATCCAAAGCAAAATATTGCTGCTGTTGTCGATCCAGCCGAGGCGGAACCAGTTTTGCAGAAACTCAACGAGTTAAAAGCTGAGTTGGTGGCAATTTTTAACACGCACCATCATCAGGATCACATCGGAGGAAACCGCCAACTTATGCAACAATTCCCTAATGTGATAGTTTATGGTGGGGCTGAGGATAAAGGGAGAATACTCGGACAGCAGGTGTTTTTACAGCAAGGTTCGCGCGTTGAATTTGCACACAGAAGCGCTGAGGTTATCTTCGTTCCCGGACATACCCGCGCTCATATCGCCTATTATTTTCCACCAGACAACCCAAGTCAAACGGGTGAGTTATTCTGCGGCGATACCCTGTTTGCTGGTGGTTGTGGTCGCTTATTTGAAGGAACACCAACGCAAATGATTCATTCCCTGAGCAAATTCCGCTCGTTACCTGATTCTACTCGCGTCTGGTGTGCTCACGAATATACTTTGAAAAATCTGCAATTTGCCCTTACCGTAGATGCAGATAATACCGACCTACAAACACGTTATGATCAAGCGAAAACGTCCCGCAGTCATGGAGAAGCAACTGTTCCCTCGCTTTTAGGAATCGAAAAGCTCACAAATCCCTTTTTACGTTGGGATCAGCCAGCATTACAATCAGCTGCTAATAGTCGCGACTCGCTACAAACCTTTACGCGATTGCGAGGAATGAAAGATAGATTTTAA
- a CDS encoding glycosyltransferase family 2 protein, translated as MSPKVSIIVNCFNQGCYLERSVKSVLSQTFSDVECLIVDDGSTDNTRQVAEQLMNLDERVKYYYKENGGLPSSRNFGVEKAQGEWIQCLDADDWIHEDKTRFHLSYLEQVNANNDTVFYCDYERVFFDANQNIVNTQENVIGSLTKDEFVQRLLIPDFLANTPHPALQQAMLMKKSVLTKTKFPEYLKALGDRYFAVAILMAGANFVYTPMIGTYYTKHQSNRTNSWNYMKNYYIIFYENILKNYSELNKFCQIGLEFFLEEAIMEKEEDDFERLLKIVPMPVRVLNKQITLKNQKQLQTFNTIRKILPNFLLYEKYRGNRTNKVISMLFPKGK; from the coding sequence ATGTCACCTAAAGTCTCAATCATTGTGAACTGCTTTAACCAAGGTTGTTACCTTGAACGCTCAGTCAAAAGTGTCTTATCACAAACTTTTTCTGATGTTGAATGTTTGATTGTCGATGATGGCTCTACGGATAATACTCGTCAGGTAGCTGAGCAGTTGATGAATTTAGATGAGCGAGTAAAATACTACTATAAAGAAAACGGTGGTCTGCCTTCATCTCGCAATTTTGGCGTTGAGAAAGCACAGGGTGAATGGATTCAATGTCTAGATGCAGATGATTGGATTCATGAAGACAAAACTAGATTTCACCTCAGCTATTTAGAACAAGTTAACGCCAATAACGACACAGTCTTTTACTGCGATTATGAACGGGTGTTTTTTGATGCAAACCAAAATATTGTCAACACTCAGGAAAATGTCATTGGCTCATTGACTAAAGATGAATTCGTTCAACGTTTACTCATTCCTGACTTCCTGGCAAATACACCTCATCCCGCGCTTCAGCAAGCTATGCTGATGAAAAAAAGTGTCTTGACTAAGACAAAATTTCCGGAATACCTCAAAGCACTGGGGGATAGATATTTTGCTGTCGCTATTTTAATGGCAGGTGCGAATTTCGTTTACACCCCGATGATTGGTACTTACTACACCAAGCATCAGTCAAATAGAACTAATAGTTGGAATTATATGAAAAACTACTATATTATCTTTTACGAAAATATTCTCAAAAATTATTCAGAACTAAACAAATTTTGTCAAATCGGTCTGGAATTCTTCTTAGAGGAAGCAATTATGGAGAAAGAGGAAGACGATTTTGAAAGATTACTAAAAATAGTTCCTATGCCGGTTCGCGTACTCAACAAACAAATTACGCTCAAAAATCAAAAGCAACTGCAGACTTTCAATACTATCCGAAAAATCCTCCCAAATTTCCTACTCTACGAAAAGTATCGCGGTAACCGTACAAATAAAGTGATATCCATGCTGTTTCCAAAAGGAAAGTGA
- a CDS encoding glycosyltransferase family 4 protein encodes MKFSLIVSDLSGGGSVRAFLLAQVLKKLNHEVEIIGFLFGKELYAIPPNGIKIVSVPGKNYPEFLSYSRQVLEKIDGDIIYAVKPKVTSFGLSLLKKISSRRPLLLDMDDWELSWYGGMEWKYRPSLKQLARDILKKDGALRFPDHPLYIQWMENLVRKADAVTIDTQFLQERFGGIYLPNGKDTAMFDPSLYDSKASRIRYDLGDYRILMFPGAPRPHKGVEDVLMALDQLNQSDLRLVIVGGSPYDDYDDKLIQRWGRWIIKLPKCPVEVMPEVVAAAHIVVVPQRDTIIARAQFPLKLTDGMAMAKPVLSTRVGDIPEILGETGYLVAPGSPEQIADQIDFIFENLESANERGFKARERCINKYSLETMASTLESVIAGL; translated from the coding sequence ATGAAATTTTCATTAATTGTTAGTGACTTAAGCGGTGGTGGGAGTGTTCGTGCCTTTTTGCTAGCACAAGTTCTTAAAAAGCTTAACCATGAGGTAGAAATTATCGGTTTTCTTTTTGGAAAAGAACTTTATGCAATTCCTCCCAATGGAATCAAGATTGTTTCTGTTCCTGGAAAAAACTATCCTGAGTTTTTGAGCTACAGTCGGCAAGTTTTAGAAAAAATAGATGGAGATATTATTTATGCAGTCAAACCAAAGGTTACGAGTTTTGGTTTATCTCTTTTGAAAAAAATCAGCAGCCGTCGTCCTTTGCTTTTGGATATGGATGACTGGGAATTAAGCTGGTATGGAGGTATGGAGTGGAAGTATCGTCCTAGTCTCAAACAATTAGCCAGAGATATTTTAAAGAAAGATGGTGCATTAAGATTTCCTGATCATCCACTTTATATACAATGGATGGAAAACTTAGTACGAAAGGCTGATGCCGTAACAATAGATACTCAGTTTCTCCAAGAACGTTTTGGCGGTATTTATCTGCCTAATGGTAAAGATACTGCTATGTTCGACCCTAGTTTGTACGATTCAAAGGCTAGCCGAATTCGTTATGATCTTGGTGACTATCGTATTTTAATGTTTCCAGGTGCACCACGACCACATAAAGGTGTTGAAGATGTCTTGATGGCGTTGGATCAGTTAAACCAGTCAGATTTAAGACTAGTGATTGTTGGTGGCAGTCCTTATGATGATTATGATGATAAACTCATTCAAAGATGGGGGCGTTGGATTATCAAGTTGCCCAAGTGTCCTGTGGAGGTTATGCCTGAGGTTGTAGCAGCTGCTCATATTGTGGTTGTTCCTCAGCGAGATACAATCATCGCTCGTGCCCAATTCCCCTTAAAATTAACAGATGGAATGGCAATGGCTAAACCCGTATTATCAACTAGAGTTGGAGATATTCCAGAAATTTTAGGTGAAACTGGTTATTTGGTTGCTCCTGGTTCTCCAGAACAAATTGCAGATCAAATTGATTTTATATTTGAGAATTTAGAGTCAGCAAATGAGCGAGGTTTCAAGGCAAGAGAAAGATGTATAAATAAATATAGCCTTGAGACTATGGCATCTACCTTAGAGTCGGTAATTGCTGGGTTATGA
- a CDS encoding ABC transporter ATP-binding protein yields the protein MSTSKLLIRFAKPYPVLTFLTILLGFSGALFNGVSTALIVPVILRIVGQEVDFSGAPAILKKLMSPFDNIPENYLLGVMAGTIIFTILLKNIATYASTLASSTLTRKVTSDMRETGLILLLQIDLSYYAKTKVGDIINSLGGEISRAASAVGNTIKLIILGITILVFVGILLSISWQLTIAATVLLSLVTLINQYAISRAKQFGKQLSDMSRAYSIAILETLNGIRLVKATGSEQREYQRIRKLIHAREKADFKSQVYSEAIAPLSEVMGVTAIILIVFLSRTFFVNQIVSLSTVLLTYLLVLLRLLPFISQLNTLRSSFASTTTSVDVVTEFLSWENKPLMSNGSIVYTKLNKGVGFQSVCFSYPDHEKQVLKDVNLYLAQGTTLALVGGSGAGKSTLADLLPRFYDPTSGCITIDDIDLCDFDLLSIRQVMGIVSQDTFLFNDSVWNNIAYGRQEATKEEIITAAKQANAYEFISELPQGFKTIIGDRGVMLSGGQRQRLAIARALLQDPQILILDEATSALDTVSERLVQEAIDNLSRDRTTLVIAHRLSTVQKADQIAVLDQGSVVEVGTHEELLQKGGYYSRLYAMQFADKVETATKRQQNLVRLSHEIRTRLQSMIGSLRLLVDDRQNNLQQPNKFIEESYKSGLKVLNSIDVFEDIVHLQTNWTLSGAQPNHNVATLNQNLIVICNQFRMTLDPILSSLNSLANDSRNTLPSQQKFIQEAYQALTHLLEKLDHFDDNLKV from the coding sequence ATGTCTACCAGCAAACTACTAATAAGATTTGCGAAACCATATCCAGTTTTGACTTTCCTGACGATATTGTTAGGGTTTTCTGGAGCTTTATTTAATGGTGTTAGCACTGCTCTGATTGTTCCAGTGATTTTAAGAATAGTGGGACAAGAAGTGGATTTCAGTGGTGCTCCTGCTATTCTCAAAAAACTGATGTCTCCGTTTGATAATATTCCCGAAAATTACCTATTAGGAGTGATGGCGGGGACAATTATCTTTACGATTCTGTTAAAAAATATAGCAACGTACGCTAGCACTTTAGCATCTAGTACCTTAACGCGCAAAGTCACTTCGGATATGCGCGAAACTGGCTTAATTTTATTGCTACAAATTGATTTATCTTATTACGCCAAGACGAAAGTTGGTGACATAATCAACAGTCTTGGGGGAGAAATTAGCCGTGCAGCCAGTGCTGTAGGTAATACGATTAAATTAATCATCTTAGGGATTACAATTCTAGTTTTTGTCGGGATACTACTGTCAATTTCCTGGCAATTGACAATTGCTGCAACGGTTTTGCTGTCTTTAGTCACGTTAATAAATCAGTATGCTATTAGCCGTGCCAAACAGTTTGGTAAGCAGCTTAGCGATATGTCTAGAGCCTATTCGATCGCTATACTAGAAACTCTCAACGGAATTCGTCTAGTTAAAGCAACGGGTAGTGAACAAAGAGAATATCAACGTATTCGGAAACTCATTCACGCTCGCGAAAAAGCTGATTTTAAGTCTCAGGTTTATTCGGAAGCGATCGCACCACTGAGTGAAGTCATGGGCGTGACAGCTATCATACTAATTGTCTTTTTGAGTCGCACCTTCTTTGTAAACCAAATTGTCTCGCTTTCAACAGTACTACTAACATATTTATTGGTATTACTACGACTGCTACCGTTTATTTCTCAGTTAAATACTCTTCGCAGTAGCTTTGCTAGTACTACTACCAGTGTGGACGTAGTTACTGAGTTCTTAAGCTGGGAGAATAAGCCGTTAATGAGTAACGGTTCAATTGTTTACACAAAATTAAATAAAGGAGTCGGTTTTCAGTCGGTTTGCTTTTCCTATCCTGATCATGAAAAACAGGTACTCAAAGATGTAAATTTATACTTAGCACAAGGTACAACACTGGCTTTGGTAGGCGGTTCTGGTGCAGGAAAATCAACATTGGCAGATCTGTTACCCAGATTTTATGATCCGACATCTGGTTGTATTACTATTGATGACATCGATTTGTGTGATTTCGACTTACTCTCAATACGACAGGTAATGGGAATTGTCAGTCAAGATACTTTCCTTTTTAATGACTCAGTGTGGAATAACATTGCATACGGACGTCAGGAAGCAACCAAAGAGGAAATTATCACAGCAGCAAAGCAGGCAAATGCTTATGAGTTTATCAGTGAATTGCCGCAGGGATTTAAAACTATCATTGGCGATCGCGGTGTCATGTTGTCTGGGGGACAAAGACAACGCCTGGCGATCGCGCGTGCTTTACTACAAGATCCACAAATTTTGATTTTAGATGAAGCCACGAGTGCTTTAGATACTGTTTCCGAACGTTTAGTGCAAGAGGCGATAGATAACCTCAGTCGCGATCGCACAACATTAGTTATTGCTCACCGCCTTTCCACAGTGCAAAAAGCGGATCAAATTGCTGTTTTGGATCAAGGAAGTGTGGTGGAGGTGGGAACCCATGAAGAACTCTTACAAAAGGGTGGTTACTACTCGCGTTTGTACGCAATGCAATTTGCCGATAAAGTGGAAACAGCTACCAAACGCCAGCAAAACTTAGTGCGCCTCTCTCATGAAATTCGTACGCGGCTTCAGTCTATGATTGGTTCTTTGCGCTTACTAGTTGATGATAGACAAAACAATCTTCAACAGCCAAATAAATTTATAGAAGAATCCTACAAATCAGGCTTAAAAGTTCTCAACAGCATTGATGTTTTTGAAGATATTGTGCACCTACAAACGAACTGGACTTTATCAGGCGCACAGCCAAATCACAACGTCGCCACCCTCAATCAAAATTTGATAGTTATCTGCAATCAGTTTCGGATGACTCTTGATCCTATACTTAGCTCTCTAAACTCCCTAGCCAATGATTCGAGAAATACGCTCCCTAGCCAACAGAAATTTATCCAGGAAGCTTATCAAGCGCTCACGCATCTGCTAGAAAAGTTAGATCATTTCGACGATAACCTTAAAGTTTAA